A window from Citrus sinensis cultivar Valencia sweet orange chromosome 5, DVS_A1.0, whole genome shotgun sequence encodes these proteins:
- the LOC102610375 gene encoding cold-regulated protein 27 isoform X2, producing MDGLGSNENQTTPRASDQLGPDKSGDKEPWSLDSRVTEWTDEKHSLYLKSMEASFVNQLYSAADIPARSDVTSSRKMHCATSGQKLYLERPEFQPNRTCNSHGLSANPWIRHFKSECKPKTFASPYPPGIAGSKIVINISGKKAVSYEAATRSEHLDASHLCRHDLSGSSAEVSDQNFIDEESKGEKASCTCSSKKMKTEKPDASSHDDQVVPRQQSKRTMTENCPEKCVFPAR from the exons ATGGATGGTTTAGGGAGCAATGAAAATCAGACGACTCCTCGTGCATCTGATCAATTGGGTCCTGACAAATCAGGCGATAAAGAGCCTTGGAGCCTG GATTCACGAGTAACAGAATGGACAGATGAGAAGCATAGTTTGTACCTTAAATCCATGGAAGCATCATTTGTTAACCAGTTATATAGTGCTGCGGATATTCCTGCTCGGAGCGATGTTACATCATCTAGGAAAATGCATTGTGCTACTTCTGGCCAG AAGCTCTACTTAGAGAGACCTGAATTTCAACCAAATAGGACATGCAATTCTCATGGTCTTTCGGCAAATCCGTGGATCCGGCATTTTAAATCTGAATGCAAGCCAAAAACATTTGCGTCTCCATATCCTCCAGGTATTGCTGGATCAAAAATAGTAATCAATATTAGTGGGAAGAAGGCAGTGTCCTATGAAGCAGCTACTAGATCTGAACACCTTGATGCGTCTCATTTGTGTCGTCATGATTTGTCTGGCAGTAGTGCAG AGGTGTCGGATCAGAACTTCATTGATGAAGAGAGTAAAGGTGAGAAAGCAAGCTGTACATGTAGCTCAAAAAAGATGAAAACTGAGAAACCTGATGCTTCAAGCCATGATGATCAG GTTGTCCCACGCCAGCAAAGCAAGCGTACCATGACAGAAAACTGTCCTGAGAAGTGTGTTTTTCCAGCCAGATga
- the LOC102611279 gene encoding uncharacterized protein LOC102611279, protein MPPFMPVSKALGSLVSRTTGSRHLISSAKSDGQLRKLNQFRRLCGITGIETSSVHKLIGAHQNISSSLANFCQNNGNVLQRRRFLGVGDGEEGDVLSKVYEERRVLGYSPEQLFDVVAAVDLYHGFVPWCQRSEILKHNPDGSFDAELEIGFKFLVESYVSHVELNRPKFVKTTASDSSLFDHLINIWEFNPGPSPGTCNLYFLVDFKFHSPLYRQAASMFFKEVVSRLVGSFSERCRLIYGPEAPILENTYEQRV, encoded by the exons ATGCCGCCATTCATGCCGGTCTCAAAAGCCTTGGGTTCCTTAGTTTCACGCACAACGGGCAGTAGACATTTGATTAGTTCTGCCAAAAGCGATGGGCAGCTACgtaagctcaatcagtttcgaCGATTGTGTGGAATAACAGGGATCGAAACATCTTCAGTCCATAAATTGATTGGTGCTCACCAAAATATTAGTTCTTCATTAGCTAATTTTTGCCAAAATAATGGTAATGTTCTGCAAAGGAGGCGGTTTCTTGGTGTCGGAGACGGGGAAGAGGGTGATGTCTTATCCAAAGTTTATGAAGAGCGACGTGTTTTAGG CTACTCTCCGGAGCAGTTATTTGATGTAGTTGCTGCTGTTGATTTGTATCACGGGTTTGTCCCCTGGTGTCAGCGGTCAGAGATACTGAAACACAACCCAGATGGATCTTTTGATGCCGAGTTGGAGATTGGgtttaaatttcttgttgaAAGTTATGTTTCCCACGTGGAGTTAAACAGACCAAAGTTCGTTAAG ACAACCGCATCAGACAGTTCCCTTTTTGACcatctaataaatatttgggAATTCAATCCTGGACCTTCTCCTGGAACTTGCAACCTGTACTTTTTGGTGGATTTTAAGTTTCACTCACCACTTTATCGACAG GCAGCGTCTATGTTCTTTAAGGAGGTGGTCTCTCGATTGGTTGGCTCGTTCAGTGAACGCTGCCGGTTGATTTATGGGCCAGAGGCCCCAATCCTTGAAAACACTTACGAACAGAGGGTATGA
- the LOC102610056 gene encoding uncharacterized protein LOC102610056 — translation MDGRDDTVRLGALNLKPAAREFDLDPDVSVSSPVTRQKAAAAKQFIENHYKNYLQGLQDRKERRRALQMRAQQAAVSNEEQEEMLRNLERRETEYMRLQRRKIGIDDFEQLTLIGKGAFGEVRLCRAKTTGEIFAMKKLKKSEMLKRGQVEHVRSERNLLAEVDSRCIVQLFYSFQDSDFLYLIMEYLPGGDIMTLLMREDILSEDVARFYIAESVLAIHSIHQHNYVHRDIKPDNLILDKNGHLKLSDFGLCKPLEDKYSSILLEDEDIINQETVSEAEGQWMMPKERLQQWKRNRRALAYSTVGTLDYMAPEVLLKKGYGMECDWWSLGAIMYEMLIGYPPFCSDDPRITCRKIVNWKTCLKFPEEPKISDEARDLICHLLCDVETRLGTRGVEELKEHPWFRGIQWDKLYEMEAAYKPTVNGELDTQNFEKFPEVDGPPSEIPSVGPWRKMLTSKDTNFIGYTFKKSDVLKSLENSGTDMRSNGSSKVPSLISLLGRIDVQETAISECDQQKQET, via the exons ATGGACGGTCGTGATGATACGGTTAGATTAGGTGCTCTAAACTTGAAGCCGGCTGCTCGTGAATTCGATTTGGATCCAGACGTGTCCGTTTCATCGCCGGTGACGAGACAGAAAGCCGCTGCCGCAAAGCAGTTCATTGAGAATCATTACAAGAACTACTTGCAAGGATTGCAAGATCGTAAAGAGAG GCGTAGAGCCCTTCAAATGAGAGCACAACAAGCTGCGGTCTCAAATGAGGAACAAGAGGAGATGCTGAGGAATTTAGAGCGCAGAGAAACTGAATATATGAGGCTGCAGAGGCGTAAAATTGGGATTGATGACTTTGAGCAATTAACTTTAATTGGAAAAGGTGCATTTGGTGAG GTCAGGTTATGTCGTGCTAAAACTACTGGAGAGATCTTTGccatgaagaaattgaagaaatcggAGATGCTTAAACGAGGACAG GTTGAGCATGTTCGATCAGAGAGGAACTTACTTGCAGAGGTTGATAGTCGGTGCATAGTACAGcttttctactcttttcaAGATTCTGATTTCTTATATCTCATCATGGAGTATTTACCTGGTGGTGACATTATGACATTACTAATGAGAGAAGATATTCTTTCCGAGGATGTTGCACGTTTTTACATAGCAGAAAGCGTTCTGGCTATTCATTCAATTCACCAACATAACTATGTTCATAG GGATATAAAACCAGATAACCTGATACTAGACAAAAATGGCCATTTGAAGCTTTCAGACTTTGGTTTGTGCAAGCCCCTAGAGGACAAATATTCATCAATTCTATTGGAAGATGAAGACATTATAAACCAGGAAACTGTAAGCGAAGCTGAAGGACAGTGGATGATGCCAAAAGAGCGTTTGCAGCAGTGGAAACGTAATCGCCGTGCATTG GCTTATTCAACTGTTGGAACTCTTGATTATATGGCACCTGAAGTTTTGCTTAAGAAGGGATATGGAATGGAGTGTGATTGGTGGTCCCTGGGTGCAATCATGTATGAGATGCTGATAGGCTATCCTCCCTTCTGTTCTGATGATCCAAGGATCACATGCCGCAAG ATAGTCAATTGGAAAACATGCCTGAAATTCCCTGAAGAACCAAAAATATCAGATGAGGCTAGGGATCTGATTTGTCACTTGCTCTGTGATGTTGAGACAAGGCTTGGAACCAGAGGAGTTGAAGAATTGAAG GAACATCCATGGTTCAGAGGAATCCAATGGGACAAGTTGTATGAAATGGAAGCTGCATATAAGCCTACAGTCAATGGGGAGCTGGATACTCAGAATTTTGAGAAGTTTCCAGAA GTAGACGGCCCACCATCGGAGATACCAAGTGTGGGACCTTGGAGAAAG ATGCTGACATCAAAAGATACCAATTTTATCGGATATACATTTAAGAAATCTGATGTCCTTAAATCACTTGAAAATTCAG GTACGGACATGAGGTCGAATGGATCATCAAAAGTTCcctctttgatttctttgttaG GTAGGATTGACGTGCAGGAAACTGCCATTTCAGAGTGTGATCAGCAGAAGCAGGAAACCTGA
- the LOC102610375 gene encoding cold-regulated protein 27 isoform X4, with the protein MDGLGSNENQTTPRASDQLGPDKSGDKEPWSLDSRVTEWTDEKHSLYLKSMEASFVNQLYSAADIPARSDVTSSRKMHCATSGQFKILRRGCWQKLYLERPEFQPNRTCNSHGLSANPWIRHFKSECKPKTFASPYPPEVSDQNFIDEESKGEKASCTCSSKKMKTEKPDASSHDDQVVPRQQSKRTMTENCPEKCVFPAR; encoded by the exons ATGGATGGTTTAGGGAGCAATGAAAATCAGACGACTCCTCGTGCATCTGATCAATTGGGTCCTGACAAATCAGGCGATAAAGAGCCTTGGAGCCTG GATTCACGAGTAACAGAATGGACAGATGAGAAGCATAGTTTGTACCTTAAATCCATGGAAGCATCATTTGTTAACCAGTTATATAGTGCTGCGGATATTCCTGCTCGGAGCGATGTTACATCATCTAGGAAAATGCATTGTGCTACTTCTGGCCAG TTTAAGATTCTTCGACGTGGTTGCTGGCAGAAGCTCTACTTAGAGAGACCTGAATTTCAACCAAATAGGACATGCAATTCTCATGGTCTTTCGGCAAATCCGTGGATCCGGCATTTTAAATCTGAATGCAAGCCAAAAACATTTGCGTCTCCATATCCTCCAG AGGTGTCGGATCAGAACTTCATTGATGAAGAGAGTAAAGGTGAGAAAGCAAGCTGTACATGTAGCTCAAAAAAGATGAAAACTGAGAAACCTGATGCTTCAAGCCATGATGATCAG GTTGTCCCACGCCAGCAAAGCAAGCGTACCATGACAGAAAACTGTCCTGAGAAGTGTGTTTTTCCAGCCAGATga
- the LOC102609741 gene encoding protein DCL homolog, chloroplastic encodes MSMASLVKPTPLVHRSSHNHSNPTSTSLFLSPVILSFPFYRMTSFLHLRVSAALRSDGDKIGSQESQGFNLLRKPVVSPASRDLDGNSEKEEGESEDDEGWIDWEDKILEDTVPLVGFVRMILHSGRYESGVRLSPEHERTILERLLPYHPEFEKKIGCGIDYITIGYHPDFESSRCLFIVRKDGELVDFSYWKCIKGLIRKNYPLYADSFILRHFRWRHRQGGRRY; translated from the exons ATGAGCATGGCTTCCCTTGTTAAACCAACGCCGTTGGTTCACCGTAGCTCCCACAACCACTCAAACCCTACCTCGACCTCGCTCTTTCTATCTCCCGTTATCTTATCCTTTCCATTCTATCGGATGACTTCGTTTCTTCACCTACGTGTCTCTGCAGCCTTAAGATCGGACGGTGATAAAATTGGGAGCCAGGAATCGCAGGGCTTTAATTTGCTTAGGAAACCGGTAGTTTCGCCAGCGAGTAGGGACTTGGATGGAAATTCGGAGAAAGAAGAAGGGGAGAGCGAAGACGATGAGGGATGGATTGACTGGGAGGATAAGATTTTGGAGGACACGGTTCCACTCGTAGGCTTCGTTAGGATGATTCTTCATTCTGGAAG ATATGAAAGTGGAGTTAGATTGAGTCCAGAGCACGAAAGGACAATACTTGAGAGGTTACTTCCATATCATCCAGAGTTCGAAAAAAAGATTGGCTGTGGAATTGATTACATTACA ATTGGATATCATCCTGATTTTGAAAGCTCAAGATGTTTGTTCATAGTTCGAAAAGATGGAGAATTGGTTGATTTTTCGTATTGGAAGTGCATAAAGGGCTTGATCAGGAAGAACTACCCACTTTATGCAGATAGTTTTATTCTCAGACATTTCAGATGGCGGCATAGGCAGGGTGGGCGACGGTATTAG
- the LOC102610375 gene encoding cold-regulated protein 27 isoform X1 has product MDGLGSNENQTTPRASDQLGPDKSGDKEPWSLDSRVTEWTDEKHSLYLKSMEASFVNQLYSAADIPARSDVTSSRKMHCATSGQFKILRRGCWQKLYLERPEFQPNRTCNSHGLSANPWIRHFKSECKPKTFASPYPPGIAGSKIVINISGKKAVSYEAATRSEHLDASHLCRHDLSGSSAEVSDQNFIDEESKGEKASCTCSSKKMKTEKPDASSHDDQVVPRQQSKRTMTENCPEKCVFPAR; this is encoded by the exons ATGGATGGTTTAGGGAGCAATGAAAATCAGACGACTCCTCGTGCATCTGATCAATTGGGTCCTGACAAATCAGGCGATAAAGAGCCTTGGAGCCTG GATTCACGAGTAACAGAATGGACAGATGAGAAGCATAGTTTGTACCTTAAATCCATGGAAGCATCATTTGTTAACCAGTTATATAGTGCTGCGGATATTCCTGCTCGGAGCGATGTTACATCATCTAGGAAAATGCATTGTGCTACTTCTGGCCAG TTTAAGATTCTTCGACGTGGTTGCTGGCAGAAGCTCTACTTAGAGAGACCTGAATTTCAACCAAATAGGACATGCAATTCTCATGGTCTTTCGGCAAATCCGTGGATCCGGCATTTTAAATCTGAATGCAAGCCAAAAACATTTGCGTCTCCATATCCTCCAGGTATTGCTGGATCAAAAATAGTAATCAATATTAGTGGGAAGAAGGCAGTGTCCTATGAAGCAGCTACTAGATCTGAACACCTTGATGCGTCTCATTTGTGTCGTCATGATTTGTCTGGCAGTAGTGCAG AGGTGTCGGATCAGAACTTCATTGATGAAGAGAGTAAAGGTGAGAAAGCAAGCTGTACATGTAGCTCAAAAAAGATGAAAACTGAGAAACCTGATGCTTCAAGCCATGATGATCAG GTTGTCCCACGCCAGCAAAGCAAGCGTACCATGACAGAAAACTGTCCTGAGAAGTGTGTTTTTCCAGCCAGATga
- the LOC102610375 gene encoding cold-regulated protein 27 isoform X3, with protein MDGLGSNENQTTPRASDQLGPDKSGDKEPWSLDSRVTEWTDEKHSLYLKSMEASFVNQLYSAADIPARSDVTSSRKMHCATSGQLYLERPEFQPNRTCNSHGLSANPWIRHFKSECKPKTFASPYPPGIAGSKIVINISGKKAVSYEAATRSEHLDASHLCRHDLSGSSAEVSDQNFIDEESKGEKASCTCSSKKMKTEKPDASSHDDQVVPRQQSKRTMTENCPEKCVFPAR; from the exons ATGGATGGTTTAGGGAGCAATGAAAATCAGACGACTCCTCGTGCATCTGATCAATTGGGTCCTGACAAATCAGGCGATAAAGAGCCTTGGAGCCTG GATTCACGAGTAACAGAATGGACAGATGAGAAGCATAGTTTGTACCTTAAATCCATGGAAGCATCATTTGTTAACCAGTTATATAGTGCTGCGGATATTCCTGCTCGGAGCGATGTTACATCATCTAGGAAAATGCATTGTGCTACTTCTGGCCAG CTCTACTTAGAGAGACCTGAATTTCAACCAAATAGGACATGCAATTCTCATGGTCTTTCGGCAAATCCGTGGATCCGGCATTTTAAATCTGAATGCAAGCCAAAAACATTTGCGTCTCCATATCCTCCAGGTATTGCTGGATCAAAAATAGTAATCAATATTAGTGGGAAGAAGGCAGTGTCCTATGAAGCAGCTACTAGATCTGAACACCTTGATGCGTCTCATTTGTGTCGTCATGATTTGTCTGGCAGTAGTGCAG AGGTGTCGGATCAGAACTTCATTGATGAAGAGAGTAAAGGTGAGAAAGCAAGCTGTACATGTAGCTCAAAAAAGATGAAAACTGAGAAACCTGATGCTTCAAGCCATGATGATCAG GTTGTCCCACGCCAGCAAAGCAAGCGTACCATGACAGAAAACTGTCCTGAGAAGTGTGTTTTTCCAGCCAGATga
- the LOC102611856 gene encoding thioredoxin-like 4, chloroplastic, whose protein sequence is MQKQNIFYKGALFGGRNADGKFSSKVPCMVTSLHRDRTCAKSFCMRTRNRIPFESKSTGLASLKSNHNLRHGKVKGLIDATQGESDEDDDLCPVECVREFKTDAEFFKILEKSKETGSLVVVDFYRTSCGSCKYIEQGFSKLCKGSGDQEAPVIFLKHNVIDEYDEQSEVAERLKIKTVPLFHFYKNGALVEAFPTRDKERIDAAILKYTSTTSNDN, encoded by the exons ATGCAAAAGcagaatattttttacaaaGGCGCCCTGTTTGGGGGGAGAAATGCAGATGGAAAATTCAGTTCTAAAGTTCCCTGTATGGTAACCAGCTTGCATCGTGATAGAACTTGTGCTAAATCTTTTTGCATGAGGACCAGAAACAGAATTCCATTTGAAAGTAAAAGTACAGGTTTAGCCTCTTTAAAAAGTAACCATAACCTGAGACATGGAAAAGTCAAAGGTCTCATTGATGCAACTCAAGGGGAAtctgatgaagatgatgatctTTGTCCTGTTGAATGTGTTAGAGAATTTAAGACTGATGCGGAGTTCTTCAAAATACTGGAAAAGTCCAAAGAAACTGGGTCTTTAGTTGTGGTAGATTTTTATCGCACCTCTTGTGGAAGCTGCAAGTATATAGAGCAGGGGTTTTCAAAATTATGCAAGGGATCCGGTGATCAGGAAGCTCcagtaattttcttaaaacatAAT GTGATTGATGAGTATGATGAACAATCTGAGGTCGCTGAACGTCTTAAAATAAAG ACAGTTCCTCTCTTCCACTTCTACAAAAATGGAGCTCTAGTGGAAGCATTTCCAACCCGAGACAAAGAAAGAATTGATGCAGCAATTCTTAAATACACATCAACAACCTCTAACGACAATTGA
- the LOC102610375 gene encoding cold-regulated protein 27 isoform X5, with amino-acid sequence MDGLGSNENQTTPRASDQLGPDKSGDKEPWSLDSRVTEWTDEKHSLYLKSMEASFVNQLYSAADIPARSDVTSSRKMHCATSGQKLYLERPEFQPNRTCNSHGLSANPWIRHFKSECKPKTFASPYPPEVSDQNFIDEESKGEKASCTCSSKKMKTEKPDASSHDDQVVPRQQSKRTMTENCPEKCVFPAR; translated from the exons ATGGATGGTTTAGGGAGCAATGAAAATCAGACGACTCCTCGTGCATCTGATCAATTGGGTCCTGACAAATCAGGCGATAAAGAGCCTTGGAGCCTG GATTCACGAGTAACAGAATGGACAGATGAGAAGCATAGTTTGTACCTTAAATCCATGGAAGCATCATTTGTTAACCAGTTATATAGTGCTGCGGATATTCCTGCTCGGAGCGATGTTACATCATCTAGGAAAATGCATTGTGCTACTTCTGGCCAG AAGCTCTACTTAGAGAGACCTGAATTTCAACCAAATAGGACATGCAATTCTCATGGTCTTTCGGCAAATCCGTGGATCCGGCATTTTAAATCTGAATGCAAGCCAAAAACATTTGCGTCTCCATATCCTCCAG AGGTGTCGGATCAGAACTTCATTGATGAAGAGAGTAAAGGTGAGAAAGCAAGCTGTACATGTAGCTCAAAAAAGATGAAAACTGAGAAACCTGATGCTTCAAGCCATGATGATCAG GTTGTCCCACGCCAGCAAAGCAAGCGTACCATGACAGAAAACTGTCCTGAGAAGTGTGTTTTTCCAGCCAGATga
- the LOC102610375 gene encoding cold-regulated protein 27 isoform X6: MDGLGSNENQTTPRASDQLGPDKSGDKEPWSLDSRVTEWTDEKHSLYLKSMEASFVNQLYSAADIPARSDVTSSRKMHCATSGQLYLERPEFQPNRTCNSHGLSANPWIRHFKSECKPKTFASPYPPEVSDQNFIDEESKGEKASCTCSSKKMKTEKPDASSHDDQVVPRQQSKRTMTENCPEKCVFPAR, translated from the exons ATGGATGGTTTAGGGAGCAATGAAAATCAGACGACTCCTCGTGCATCTGATCAATTGGGTCCTGACAAATCAGGCGATAAAGAGCCTTGGAGCCTG GATTCACGAGTAACAGAATGGACAGATGAGAAGCATAGTTTGTACCTTAAATCCATGGAAGCATCATTTGTTAACCAGTTATATAGTGCTGCGGATATTCCTGCTCGGAGCGATGTTACATCATCTAGGAAAATGCATTGTGCTACTTCTGGCCAG CTCTACTTAGAGAGACCTGAATTTCAACCAAATAGGACATGCAATTCTCATGGTCTTTCGGCAAATCCGTGGATCCGGCATTTTAAATCTGAATGCAAGCCAAAAACATTTGCGTCTCCATATCCTCCAG AGGTGTCGGATCAGAACTTCATTGATGAAGAGAGTAAAGGTGAGAAAGCAAGCTGTACATGTAGCTCAAAAAAGATGAAAACTGAGAAACCTGATGCTTCAAGCCATGATGATCAG GTTGTCCCACGCCAGCAAAGCAAGCGTACCATGACAGAAAACTGTCCTGAGAAGTGTGTTTTTCCAGCCAGATga
- the CYP707A4 gene encoding abscisic acid 8'-hydroxylase 3-like precursor (The RefSeq protein has 1 substitution compared to this genomic sequence), whose amino-acid sequence MEGILLCFFIFLLAALPLCMLFARDKTEPRKKAKLPPGSMGWPLIGETLQLYSQDPNVFFTAKQKRYGEIFKTHILGCPCVMLASSEAAKFVLVTQAHLFKPTYPKSKERLIGPSAIFFHQGDYHLRLRKIVQGSLSLEAIRELVTDIEAAAVAALDSWHGGHIINTFQEMKKLSFEVGTLTIFGHLKDNYKGELKKNYLIVDKGYNSFSTNIPGTPYKKALQARKRLNEILSDIIRERKEKRLHEKDLLGCLLNSKDENGEVLSDDKIADNIIGVLFAAQDTTASVMTWIVKYLHDNPKLLEGVKAEQKAIRKLNEEGNQPLSWTQTRNMPVTYKVVLESLRMASIISFTFREAVADVEYKGYLIPKGWKVLPLFRNIHHNPEYFTGPQKFDPSRFEVAPKPNTFMPFGSGVHSCPGNELAKLEMLVMIHHLVTKFRWEVIGSQSGIQYGPFPIPYQGFPARFSKETKS is encoded by the exons ATGGAGGGGATTCTTCTGtgttttttcatctttctgCTCGCTGCTCTACCTTTGTGTATGTTGTTTGCAAGAGACAAGACAGAACCTCGAAAAAAAGCTAAGCTTCCTCCAGGTTCGATGGGTTGGCCTCTCATAGGAGAAACTCTTCAACTCTACTCTCAAGACCCAAATGTTTTCTTTACCGCCAAACAAAAAAG GTATGGAGAAATTTTCAAGACTCATATTCTTGGGTGCCCCTGTGTCATGCTGGCTAGCTCTGAGGCTGCTAAGTTCGTTTTGGTTACACAAGCCCATTTGTTCAAGCCCACGTATCCGAAAAGCAAAGAACGTTTAATTGGTCCATCGGCGATCTTTTTTCACCAGGGAGACTACCATCTTCGTCTAAGGAAGATAGTTCAAGGCTCCTTGTCCCTCGAAGCAATTCGTGAGTTGGTAACCGACATCGAAGCCGCTGCAGTCGCTGCCTTGGACTCATGGCACGGGGGGCATATCATTAACACCTTTCAGGaaatgaaaaag CTTTCTTTTGAAGTAGGCACACTGACGATTTTTGGGCACTTGAAAGACAATTATAAAGGCGAACTGAAGAAGAACTACTTGATAGTGGATAAGGGCTACAATTCCTTTTCTACAAACATACCCGGAACTCCATACAAAAAGGCCTTACAG GCAAGAAAGAGGCTAAATGAAATTCTGAGTGATATTATTCGCGAAAGGAAGGAGAAGCGATTGCACGAGAAGGATCTGCTGGGCTGCCTTCTTAACTCAAAAGATGAAAATGGAGAAGTGTTAAGTGATGATAAAATCGCAGACAACATAATCGGTGTGCTTTTTGCTGCTCAAGATACAACAGCAAGTGTAATGACGTGGATTGTCAAGTACCTCCATGACAATCCGAAACTTCTAGAGGGAGTAAAG GCTGAACAGAAGGCCATCcgtaaattaaatgaagaagGTAACCAACCGTTGAGCTGGACACAAACGAGAAATATGCCAGTAACATACAAG GTCGTATTGGAGAGCTTGAGAATGGCAAGCATAATATCCTTCACCTTTAGAGAAGCAGTGGCTGATGTCGAATACAAAG GTTACTTGATTCCAAAGGGGTGGAAGGTGCTGCCTCTCTTCAGGAACATTCATCACAATCCAGAATATTTTACTGATCCTCAGAAATTTGATCCTTCAAGATTTGAG GTTGCGCCGAAACCCAATACATTTATGCCATTTGGCAGTGGGGTTCATTCCTGTCCCGGAAATGAACTTGCCAAGCTGGAGATGCTTGTAATGATCCACCATTTGGTCACCAAGTTCAG GTGGGAAGTGATAGGATCCCAAAGCGGGATTCAGTATGGTCCATTTCCAATTCCCTATCAAGGATTTCCTGCCAGATTTTCGAAAGAAACCAAAAGCTAA